ATGCACCGTCGCGTCGACGGTGACGCGACGTTCCCAGCCGCGCCGGGTCGCGCTCACGAGGACCCCTATCGTCCATGCCCGCTCGCGTCCCAGCCCGCGGGCACACTCCCTCGATTCCGAGCGTACGACTCCCCCTCAGCGCACACAACGGCCCGGACTGCGGTGTCCGGTGCCGGAGGCCCTGCGGCGGCAGAATCCCGGGTGTAGCCTGCGAATATTCGCCGCGATGGGGCGGCATCCGCCCCAAAGATCGTGGCGGGATCGAGGTCGAGATGGCCGAGAAGCTGCCGTCGTCCGGAGCCCTGCCCGAGGGTCAGACCCCCGGGTGCGACCCGTCGGGACTGATCCTGGTCCATCGCATCTTCCGATGGCTCTACCGCGAACTGCCGCTGCTCGTGCGCGACGTCGAGGCGGGCGACACCGAGCGGTCGTCCCTGGTCGGCGACTACGCCATGCTCGACTTCTTCGCGCTCCATCTGCACCACGAGACCGAGGACACCGTCCTGTGGGATCGCCTCACCACGCGCGACCCCGCGTGCGTCGCCCACGTCGACCAGATGAAGGCGCAGCACGCCGAAGTCGCGCGACAGCTCGGCCTGCTCGAACCGCAGCTGGCTCCGTGGGTCGAGACGGCGGATGCCGCGCTGCGCGACGCGTTCGCCACCGACATCGAGACCCTGCGCGACACCCTGTTCGGGCACCTCGGGCAGGAGGAGGACGACATCATGCCCGTCGCCGCCGCCGTGCTGACCCAGAAGGAGTGGGACGAACTCGAGGCGCACACCCGCTCCGCCCTGCTCGCCCACCGCAAAGAGCTGCCGCGCGACGTCATGTCGCTGCAGCTCGGCTTGCTGCTCGCGAGCGTGCCCGAGGACGAGCGCGACGAGTGGTACCACGCCAACGTCCCCGCGCCGATCCGGCTCCTCTACGCCCTGCTGATGAAGCGGCGGTACGACCGCGCGATGCGCGAGATCTACCCGGATCGGCCGGTACCCGCGATGACGTAGCGGCCCCGGGGGCTCCGTGCAACCCCCACTCGCCGACGCCACGCCCGTACCAAGGTGTCACCATGACGGCACGCATCGTGTCCATCGGAACTGCGGTCCCCGAGACCCGGCTCGATCAGCAACGCGCGCGCGACTTCTTCGCCGCGCAGCCCGGCGCCGACCGGCTCGCGCAGCGCCGCATCCGCGCGGTCTTCGACGCCTCGGCCATCGAGCAGCGGTACACCGTGCTCTCCCAACTCGCCGATCCGGCCGCGCCACCCGCCGACCGCACCGACGGCATCGACGGGCTCGACTTCGTCGACGAGTCCGTGCTGCTCTCCCCCGCGACCGGTGCGCGCAACGACACCTATCGCCGTCTCGCCCCGGCACTGTCGGCGAGCGCGGCGGGCGCGGCATTGGCGGATGCCGGCATCGCGGCATCCGCCGTCACCCACGTCGTGACGGTCTCGTGCACCGGCTTCTTCGCCCCCGGGCCCGACTATCGGCTGGTGCGCGACCTGGGACTGCCCGGCACGGCGCAGCGCTCCCACCTGGGCTTCATCGGGTGCGCGGCCGCCCTGCCCGCGCTGCGGCTCGCGGCGCAGATCACCGGGGCCGAGCCCGGAGCGGTCGTGCTCGTCGCGGCGACCGAGCTGTGCACACTGCACGTGCGGGACTCCACCGACCCGCAGCAGATCGTGGCGTCATCGGTCTTCGCCGACGGGGCCGCTGCGGCCGTCATCACCGCGGATGCAGCGACCGGCGCACCGGGAGGACTCGAACTCGACCGATTCGGCACGGCGCTGACGTCCGAGGGCGAGGCCGACATGGTCTGGAGCATCGGCGACCACGGGTTCGAGATGATCCTCTCTGCAGAGGTCCCCCGGATCGTCGGGCGTGAGATCCGCGGTGCGCTCGACCGGTTCCTCGCGGGAGACCCGCCGCCCGACGCGTGGGCCGTGCACCCCGGCGGGCGCAGCGTGCTCGACCGGGTCGAGGCGGGGCTCGACCTCGACCCCGAGGCGCTCGCGACCTCGCGCGCGGTGCTGCGCGACTTCGGCAACATGTCGAGCGCGACGATCCTGTTCATCCTGCGCGCGATGCTGCACGACGACGCGCTCCGCGACGGCACGCGTGTCGCGGCCCTCGCCTTCGGGCCGGGGCTGACCGTCGAGTCGGCGCTGCTCACCAAGCGCTCCCCCGCCGCGGCATGAACCTCTCGACGCGCGACCGTGCGCTGCGCGAGCTCATGGACGATCCGCAGTGCGATCCCGACCGCCTGGCCGCGACGCTCCGGCGCTTCGACATCGTCAACCGGCTCGTCGCGGGCTGGCACAGCGTGTACCGCGCGCACATGCGCCCCGCGCTCGCCGACCTCGGGCGCCCCGCGACCGTGCTCGACATCGGCAGCGGCGGCGGCGACGTCGTCGCCCGTCTCGCCACGTGGGCGCGACGCGACGGCTTCGACGTCGCGTGGGTGGGCATCGACCCCCACCCGCAGGCGCACGCGGTGGCAGAATCGCGACGGGCGCCGTCGTCGGTCTCGTTCCGATGCGCGGATGCCGCCACCCTCCGAGACGAAGGAGCAGTGTTCGACATCGTCCTGTCCAACCATGTGCTCCACCACCTCGACGACGACCTCCCCGCGTTCATCGAGGACTCCGTCGCGCTCGCGCGGGGTCCGGTGCTGCACAGCGACATCGATCGC
This region of Microbacterium thalassium genomic DNA includes:
- a CDS encoding type III polyketide synthase, with translation MTARIVSIGTAVPETRLDQQRARDFFAAQPGADRLAQRRIRAVFDASAIEQRYTVLSQLADPAAPPADRTDGIDGLDFVDESVLLSPATGARNDTYRRLAPALSASAAGAALADAGIAASAVTHVVTVSCTGFFAPGPDYRLVRDLGLPGTAQRSHLGFIGCAAALPALRLAAQITGAEPGAVVLVAATELCTLHVRDSTDPQQIVASSVFADGAAAAVITADAATGAPGGLELDRFGTALTSEGEADMVWSIGDHGFEMILSAEVPRIVGREIRGALDRFLAGDPPPDAWAVHPGGRSVLDRVEAGLDLDPEALATSRAVLRDFGNMSSATILFILRAMLHDDALRDGTRVAALAFGPGLTVESALLTKRSPAAA
- a CDS encoding hemerythrin domain-containing protein; its protein translation is MAEKLPSSGALPEGQTPGCDPSGLILVHRIFRWLYRELPLLVRDVEAGDTERSSLVGDYAMLDFFALHLHHETEDTVLWDRLTTRDPACVAHVDQMKAQHAEVARQLGLLEPQLAPWVETADAALRDAFATDIETLRDTLFGHLGQEEDDIMPVAAAVLTQKEWDELEAHTRSALLAHRKELPRDVMSLQLGLLLASVPEDERDEWYHANVPAPIRLLYALLMKRRYDRAMREIYPDRPVPAMT
- a CDS encoding methyltransferase domain-containing protein, coding for MNLSTRDRALRELMDDPQCDPDRLAATLRRFDIVNRLVAGWHSVYRAHMRPALADLGRPATVLDIGSGGGDVVARLATWARRDGFDVAWVGIDPHPQAHAVAESRRAPSSVSFRCADAATLRDEGAVFDIVLSNHVLHHLDDDLPAFIEDSVALARGPVLHSDIDRSRLAYVLYAIGITPLAPGTFLRTDGLRSIRRSFTATELREQLADDPTGPWRVERPTTFRLLAVGSGRA